A part of Rhipicephalus microplus isolate Deutch F79 chromosome 8, USDA_Rmic, whole genome shotgun sequence genomic DNA contains:
- the LOC119165172 gene encoding histone-lysine N-methyltransferase PRDM7 codes for MSQEELLRKVRCYFNDEEWAEMPEITKERYANIKRNYDAMIGLGLKPAMPEFMKTKPVPPKPAKPRVESRTRKQQKKKVNSPKGKQPLKVGAKGKENCTVATHAPRKKAWVAPVRNHTVLAENKEFTNGGTHDNQTAGFATVAGASKPDGNHRPRRAQKINYAECDSSEEEPADKPSSSTENSSSEFRYPRRQRNEVNYMECEDGADEEYLFCDDCNMDYPGDCPVHGPLTHVKDTPVSLGDPQRANKTVPDGLLVRRSTIKGAQYGVFTIKQLSKRLCFGPYEGVTVDSSCANGYTWQIRHGGRVYLVDGRPLDRSNWMRYVNCAPQQSQQNLLAFVRQGAVYYRTNRVVYPGEELFVWYGDAFAKQLGLIGKSATASAQNKQGAEEDVAKLHAVFSCEDCGRMFTVQKMLDHHRRIKHHQRPQGKHSCAHCPYSSNYRSSVIRHERTHMGEKPFVCHVCCKGFTDHGHLKTHLLVHTGEKPYECSVCGQRFTTSSGMARHQRSLHSGNDARLHMCAQCGKGFMESSALTKHRLIHTGAKPHACSVCGVRFTRLGSAKKHELVVHGRQYPLHCPHCNKGFAAMCFLRKHMLAHHSDDSKENSEA; via the exons ATGTCTCAAGAGGAGCTTTTGCGCAAAGTGAGGTGCTATTTCAACGACGAAGAGTGGGCAGAGATGCCAGAGATAACAAAGGAGCGGTACGCCAACATAAAGCGCAACTACGATGCCATGATCGGCTTGG GTCTTAAACCGGCGATGCCGGAGTTTATGAAGACCAAGCCGGTGCCACCGAAACCTGCGAAACCCCGCGTTG AATCACGCACCAGAAAGCAACAGAAGAAGAAAGTGAACAGCCCTAAG GGCAAACAGCCACTTAAAGTTGGAGCCAAGGGTAAAGAAAATTGTACTGTCGCAACACATGCCCCACGCAAGAAGGCATGGGTGGCCCCTGTCAGAAACCACACTGTCCTAGCAGAGAACAAGGAATTCACCAATGGGGGCACACATGATAACCAGA CTGCAGGCTTTGCTACAGTTGCTGGTGCAAGCAAACCTGATGGCAATCACCGCCCCAGACGTGCTCAGAAGATCAACTACGCCGAGTGCGACAGCAGTGAGGAAGAGCCAGCAGACAAGCCGTCTT CTTCCACAGAAAACTCTTCCAGTGAATTCCGCTACCCGAGGCGCCAACGAAATGAGGTCAACTACATGGAATGCGAAGATGGAGCGGACGAGGAATACCTCT TTTGCGACGACTGCAACATGGACTACCCGGGTGACTGTCCCGTGCACGGACCACTGACACACGTCAAAGACACTCCC GTGTCCTTGGGAGACCCTCAGCGTGCCAACAAGACGGTGCCTGATGGCTTGTTGGTTCGCCGGTCAACCATCAAGGGAGCCCAGTACGGCGTGTTCACCATAAAGCAACTGTCCAAGAGGCTCTGCTTTGGACCGTACGAAGGCGTCACAGTGGACAGCAGCTGTGCCAATGGATACACCTGGCAG ATCCGCCATGGTGGCAGGGTGTACCTGGTGGATGGCCGGCCTCTAGATCGCTCCAACTGGATGCGGTACGTGAACTGCGCACCGCAGCAAAGCCAGCAGAACCTGCTGGCATTTGTGCGCCAGGGAGCCGTCTACTATCGCACGAACCGTGTTGTTTACCCTGGAGAGGAGCTCTTCGTCTGGTACGGAGACGCATTCGCCAAGCAGCTTGGTCTGATTGGCAAGTCGGCCACTGCCAGCGCACAGAATAAGCAAG GGGCTGAGGAGGACGTAGCCAAACTACATGCAGTCTTTTCCTGTGAAGACTGCGGCAGAATGTTCACCGTGCAAAAGATGCTGGACCACCACCGGCGAATTAAGCACCACCAAAGGCCTCAGGGAAAGCACAGCTGCGCCCACTGCCCCTACTCCAGCAACTACAG GAGCAGTGTGATCCGGCATGAAAGGACCCACATGGGTGAGAAACCGTTTGTGTGCCACGTCTGCTGCAAGGGCTTCACGGATCATGGACATCTCAAGACGCACCTTCTCGTACACACGGGAGAGAAACCGTACGAGTGTTCAGTCTGCGGCCAGCGCTTTACAACCTCTTCAGGCATGGCAAGACACCAAAGATCACTACACTCTGGCAACGATGCTCGACTCCACATGTGTGCCCAATGTGGAAAGGGATTCATGGAGAGCAGTGCTCTCACCAAGCACCGGCTGATCCACACGGGTGCGAAGCCTCACGCCTGCTCCGTCTGCGGAGTGAGGTTCACACGGCTCGGCTCTGCCAAGAAACACGAGCTGGTCGTACATGGTCGCCAGTACCCACTTCACTGCCCGCACTGCAACAAAGGGTTTGCAGCCATGTGTTTTCTGAGAAAGCACATGCTCGCTCATCACAGTGACGACAGCAAAGAAAACAGCGAAGCTTGA